Proteins found in one Candidatus Abyssobacteria bacterium SURF_5 genomic segment:
- a CDS encoding carbamoyl-phosphate synthase small subunit: MTERQKAILAFSDGRFFEGVSFGARGERSGEVVFNTSMTGYQEILTDPSYKGQIVTMTYPLIGNYGVNEEDFESLKPHVEGFVVRECCRTPSNWRATRTLSEFLVENDIIGIEGVDTRAITRHIRQAGALIAVISTEDLEAASLVAKAKASPGLIGRDLVKEVTCSEEYRVAPQGESRFRVVAFDFGIKRNILNSLSRRGCEIIVVPAQTTAAEALAHQPDGIFLSNGPGDPEGVPNVVQTVRELIERRPTFGICLGHQMLGLAFGAKILKLKFGHHGGNQPIKNLRTGRVEIAAENHGFAVVADTVPADVEVTHRNLNDNTVEGMRHRSLPVFSVQYHPEASPGPHDASYLFDRFIEAMENNRR, from the coding sequence GTGACAGAACGACAAAAAGCCATTCTCGCTTTTTCCGACGGCCGATTCTTCGAGGGCGTCTCGTTCGGCGCCCGCGGCGAGCGCTCGGGCGAGGTCGTCTTCAACACCAGCATGACCGGCTACCAGGAAATCCTGACCGACCCCTCCTATAAGGGGCAGATCGTGACGATGACGTATCCGCTGATCGGCAACTACGGCGTGAACGAGGAGGACTTCGAGTCGCTGAAGCCGCACGTCGAGGGCTTTGTCGTCCGCGAATGCTGCCGCACTCCGAGCAACTGGCGCGCCACCCGCACGCTATCAGAATTCCTCGTCGAAAATGATATAATCGGTATCGAGGGCGTCGATACGCGCGCGATCACCAGGCATATCAGGCAGGCGGGCGCTCTCATAGCGGTGATCTCGACCGAGGATCTCGAGGCGGCAAGCCTGGTCGCAAAGGCGAAGGCTTCGCCCGGCTTGATCGGGCGCGATCTCGTGAAAGAAGTAACTTGTTCCGAAGAGTACCGAGTCGCCCCGCAGGGAGAGAGCCGGTTCCGTGTCGTCGCGTTCGATTTCGGGATCAAGCGGAACATCCTGAACAGTCTTTCGCGGCGCGGCTGCGAGATTATCGTTGTTCCCGCGCAGACGACGGCGGCCGAGGCGCTCGCACATCAGCCCGACGGCATTTTCCTGTCGAACGGGCCGGGCGATCCCGAAGGCGTCCCGAATGTGGTGCAGACGGTACGCGAGCTGATCGAGCGGCGCCCCACGTTCGGCATCTGTCTCGGCCATCAGATGCTCGGGCTGGCGTTCGGCGCAAAAATTCTCAAGCTCAAGTTCGGACATCACGGCGGCAACCAGCCGATCAAGAACCTGCGGACCGGCAGAGTCGAGATCGCGGCCGAAAACCACGGATTCGCGGTCGTGGCCGATACTGTGCCGGCGGACGTGGAGGTAACCCATCGAAATCTTAATGATAACACGGTCGAGGGCATGCGCCACCGCTCGCTCCCCGTCTTCTCGGTGCAGTACCATCCCGAGGCCTCACCCGGCCCGCACGACGCCTCGTACCTGTTCGACCGGTTCATCGAGGCGATGGAGAACAACCGGCGGTAA
- a CDS encoding DNA polymerase subunit beta: MAIDPLLKEKREEILQIAERHGARNVRVFGSAARGESGPQSDVDLLVDVGPDRTPFFPGGLLADLEELLGRKVDIVTEEALHWYIRERILEEAFPL, translated from the coding sequence TTGGCCATTGATCCTCTTCTAAAAGAAAAGCGCGAAGAAATTCTCCAAATTGCCGAGCGACATGGAGCCCGGAACGTGCGGGTCTTCGGGTCGGCGGCGCGAGGCGAGAGCGGGCCGCAGAGTGACGTGGATCTGCTGGTGGACGTCGGCCCTGACAGAACCCCTTTTTTCCCGGGCGGTCTTTTGGCCGACCTCGAGGAGTTGCTCGGTCGAAAAGTGGATATTGTGACCGAAGAGGCGCTGCATTGGTACATTCGGGAGCGAATACTCGAGGAGGCTTTTCCCCTGTGA
- a CDS encoding dihydroorotase has product MKILIKGGRVVNPQAPASRLEPKSAEPALDAIMDVLIEDSTIIKIGKNISDANARRVDADGMVVAPGFIDMHTHLREPGREDEETIESGSRSGVKGGYCALAPMANTEPVADNVEVINFLNAQAEKYAWTHIYPVGSVTRGLKGETITEIGEFKEAGVVALSDDGRPVTNSRIFMLALQYAGMFNLPVISHCEDVHLTEGGCMNEGLNSTILGLPGMPAAAEEVMVARDIALARWTGGRVHVAHVSCANTVELVRRAKFEGVNVTAETAPHYFSLTDDAVKTYDTNAKMNPPLRTAEDVEAVRQGLRDGTIDAIATDHAPHTHVEKQVAFIEAPFGVIGLETCLPLVITKLVDEGVLTLPEAIAKLTLGPARILGLSMGKIETGARADITVFDPASEYKIDVNTFECKCRNSPFNGWRLKGKAVHVIVAGQPRLLDGRLVG; this is encoded by the coding sequence GTGAAGATACTTATTAAAGGGGGACGCGTCGTCAATCCCCAGGCGCCAGCTTCACGGCTCGAACCGAAATCGGCTGAGCCGGCGCTGGATGCCATCATGGACGTGCTTATCGAGGACTCGACCATCATCAAGATCGGCAAGAACATCTCCGACGCGAACGCGAGAAGAGTCGACGCCGACGGCATGGTTGTCGCGCCCGGTTTCATCGATATGCACACGCACCTGCGCGAGCCGGGCAGGGAGGACGAGGAGACCATCGAGAGCGGCAGCCGCAGCGGCGTCAAGGGCGGCTATTGCGCGCTGGCCCCCATGGCGAATACCGAGCCGGTCGCCGATAATGTCGAGGTGATCAATTTCCTCAACGCGCAGGCGGAGAAATACGCGTGGACCCATATCTATCCCGTCGGCTCGGTCACCCGCGGCCTCAAGGGAGAGACAATCACCGAAATCGGCGAATTCAAGGAGGCAGGCGTCGTCGCGCTCTCCGACGACGGCCGCCCAGTCACCAACAGCAGGATTTTCATGCTGGCGCTGCAATATGCCGGCATGTTTAATCTTCCCGTCATCTCGCACTGCGAGGACGTTCACCTGACCGAGGGCGGCTGTATGAACGAGGGGCTGAATTCCACAATCCTCGGGCTGCCGGGAATGCCCGCCGCGGCCGAAGAGGTGATGGTCGCTCGCGATATCGCGCTCGCGCGATGGACCGGTGGGCGCGTGCACGTTGCGCACGTCAGTTGCGCGAACACCGTCGAGCTCGTTCGCCGCGCAAAATTCGAGGGCGTAAATGTGACCGCGGAAACCGCTCCACATTATTTCAGCCTCACCGATGACGCTGTCAAAACATACGACACAAACGCAAAAATGAATCCGCCGCTGCGGACGGCCGAGGACGTCGAGGCGGTCAGGCAGGGCTTGCGAGACGGCACGATCGACGCGATCGCGACCGATCATGCGCCGCACACGCACGTCGAGAAGCAGGTGGCCTTCATCGAGGCGCCGTTCGGCGTGATCGGGCTGGAGACGTGCCTTCCGCTCGTCATCACCAAACTCGTGGATGAAGGAGTGCTCACGCTTCCCGAGGCGATCGCAAAGCTCACGCTCGGACCGGCGCGAATCCTCGGGCTGTCCATGGGCAAAATCGAGACCGGCGCCCGCGCCGACATCACCGTATTCGATCCCGCCTCCGAATACAAAATCGACGTCAATACCTTCGAATGCAAGTGCCGCAATTCGCCGTTCAACGGCTGGCGCCTCAAGGGCAAAGCTGTCCACGTTATCGTCGCCGGCCAGCCGAGGCTCCTCGATGGGCGGCTGGTCGGATAG
- a CDS encoding DUF86 domain-containing protein, producing the protein MVPDDRLYLIHIKECIRSIEDYTAEGREAFFADKKTQDAVLRNLHILSESTQRVSRPLKEKHAEIDWRSITAFRNVVVHNYLGVDLKVVWDIVQQDLPDLKRKVDFILRQLEGS; encoded by the coding sequence ATGGTTCCCGACGATCGGCTCTATCTGATCCATATCAAGGAATGTATACGTTCCATCGAGGATTATACTGCTGAAGGGAGAGAAGCTTTTTTCGCAGATAAGAAAACTCAAGATGCAGTTCTGCGCAATCTGCACATCCTTTCGGAGTCGACCCAACGTGTATCCCGGCCGCTGAAGGAAAAACATGCTGAGATAGATTGGCGCAGTATTACCGCATTTCGGAACGTTGTCGTTCACAATTATCTCGGGGTTGACCTGAAAGTCGTTTGGGATATTGTGCAACAAGATTTGCCCGATTTGAAACGCAAAGTTGATTTTATCTTGCGGCAGCTTGAGGGCTCATAG
- a CDS encoding alpha/beta hydrolase — MKKTLKLILKYFIAPLLSLCVIVLCSLLLYRAFLQHKVREETRIQTPNGIDSLEEVVLGGVKQWILIRGMDTANPVLLHLHGGPGSADICIARHFDGELPRHFIVAHWDQRGAGKSYSRRIPVDSMNRTQFVSDVRELSEMLRERFHVPKIYLVGHSWGSEIGVLTAARHPELFYAFVGVGQVVEKGEQEEISYRFVMDMARKSADENALKELEGIGPPPYDSHSELGIQRKWLDRFGGVSHNKSLTFANFVKIGLTSPDYSLLDGLRFFRGGEFSAKSMWAERINCNLFEEAPRIEVPVYFFVGRYDYNTPFELAERYYQQLDAPQGKQLVWFENSGHMIPYEEPEKYCAELLRVLKETTPKSDS; from the coding sequence GTGAAGAAGACTCTCAAACTCATCCTGAAATACTTCATCGCGCCGCTCCTGTCGTTGTGCGTAATCGTCCTGTGTTCGCTCCTTCTCTACAGGGCTTTCCTCCAGCACAAGGTCCGGGAAGAAACAAGGATTCAGACGCCGAATGGGATCGATTCGCTCGAAGAGGTGGTTCTCGGCGGCGTGAAACAATGGATTCTCATTCGCGGGATGGACACGGCGAATCCCGTCTTGCTCCATCTTCACGGCGGACCGGGTTCGGCCGATATTTGTATTGCCCGCCACTTCGACGGCGAGCTTCCGCGGCATTTTATTGTTGCGCATTGGGACCAGCGAGGCGCCGGCAAATCCTACAGCCGGCGCATTCCCGTGGATTCAATGAATCGCACCCAATTCGTTTCCGATGTCCGCGAGCTGTCGGAGATGTTGAGAGAGCGTTTTCATGTCCCGAAGATATATCTTGTGGGACACTCGTGGGGAAGCGAGATCGGGGTTCTCACGGCGGCGCGCCATCCCGAGCTTTTTTACGCGTTTGTCGGCGTCGGCCAGGTTGTTGAGAAAGGGGAGCAGGAAGAGATTTCTTACCGGTTCGTTATGGACATGGCGAGGAAATCCGCAGACGAAAACGCCCTCAAGGAGCTTGAGGGAATCGGGCCGCCGCCGTACGACAGCCACAGCGAGTTGGGGATACAGCGCAAATGGCTCGACCGCTTCGGCGGTGTCTCGCACAACAAGAGCCTCACGTTCGCCAATTTCGTTAAGATCGGGCTGACCTCTCCGGATTATTCTTTGCTCGATGGCCTCCGCTTCTTCCGCGGAGGTGAGTTTTCCGCGAAAAGTATGTGGGCGGAGCGCATAAACTGCAATCTGTTCGAGGAAGCGCCCCGTATTGAAGTTCCCGTCTATTTCTTTGTGGGCCGATACGACTACAACACGCCGTTCGAGCTTGCGGAACGCTATTATCAGCAACTCGATGCGCCTCAAGGAAAACAGCTCGTGTGGTTTGAAAATTCGGGTCACATGATCCCGTATGAAGAACCGGAGAAATATTGCGCCGAACTGCTCCGGGTCCTGAAGGAGACCACCCCCAAGTCGGATTCCTGA
- a CDS encoding aspartate carbamoyltransferase catalytic subunit encodes MRWNRKDLLGIEPLSAEEINHLLNTAFSFREISTRPIKKVPALRGKTIVNLFFEPSTRTRTSFELAGKRLSADILNITVSASSVVKGETLIDTAANLEALKIDMIIMRHSASGAPHFLASHTKASIINAGDGWHEHPTQALLDMLTIKDKLGRIEDVKVAIIGDLLHSRVGRSNIWALTKLGADVRVCAPRTLIPSSLEKLGVKVYWDVGEAIRDADVIYLLRIQLERQKANYFPSIREYARLFGIDREKLRRARKDAIIMHPGPINRDVELASDVADSQNSVILEQVTNGLAVRMAALYLCSGGDIESEDTY; translated from the coding sequence ATGCGCTGGAACCGGAAAGACCTCCTCGGGATTGAGCCGCTTTCAGCCGAGGAAATCAATCACCTGCTCAATACCGCCTTCTCTTTCCGCGAGATCTCCACGCGCCCGATCAAGAAAGTGCCCGCGCTCCGCGGAAAGACGATCGTCAACCTTTTCTTCGAGCCAAGCACCCGTACTCGCACCTCATTCGAATTGGCCGGAAAACGACTAAGCGCCGACATCCTCAATATAACCGTTTCCGCCAGCAGCGTAGTCAAAGGCGAAACCCTTATAGACACCGCCGCAAATCTCGAAGCCCTCAAAATCGATATGATCATCATGCGGCATTCGGCCTCGGGAGCGCCCCATTTTCTCGCCTCGCATACGAAGGCCAGCATCATCAATGCCGGCGACGGCTGGCATGAGCACCCGACTCAGGCGCTGCTCGATATGCTTACGATCAAGGACAAGCTTGGTCGCATCGAGGACGTAAAAGTAGCCATCATCGGCGACTTGCTTCACAGCCGTGTCGGGCGCTCAAATATCTGGGCTCTCACCAAACTCGGGGCCGACGTGAGGGTATGCGCTCCACGAACTCTGATCCCGAGCTCCCTCGAAAAACTTGGAGTCAAAGTATACTGGGACGTCGGAGAGGCGATTCGCGACGCGGACGTGATCTACCTGCTCCGGATACAGCTCGAGCGTCAGAAAGCGAATTACTTCCCCTCGATCCGCGAGTATGCGCGCCTGTTCGGCATCGACCGCGAAAAACTCAGGCGCGCCCGCAAAGACGCCATCATCATGCATCCCGGCCCGATCAATCGAGACGTCGAACTCGCGTCCGATGTTGCCGACTCGCAGAACTCGGTGATCCTCGAGCAGGTGACGAACGGACTCGCCGTCAGGATGGCCGCACTTTACCTCTGCTCCGGGGGAGACATAGAAAGTGAAGATACTTATTAA
- the bamD gene encoding outer membrane protein assembly factor BamD has protein sequence MSGGKNLRISFCISVIILVFIGSNAEAAWVWTPQMGRWLNPKRQPRETAALQFQYAEELLAQGDIESAMDEYRKVLRYFPESNYCDLAQYSIGRALEAQGEYEDAIEEYQKVIDDYPNSQLFGHVLEKQRKIADRFFELGVEREEGFILFRGSNFDKAIEIYRKVINNQPFTDFSAEAQYRIGLCYMKLELYEEASVEFQKVLDFYPASSWSAEAAYACADSQACQALPHEYDKTAVEKAVSKYETFLRMYPESSRIEEAQEHMRELLETAARHEYQIGMYYHDNLQYDSARLYFKSIVDQYPRTQWAEKAQETLDRMSY, from the coding sequence ATGTCGGGAGGAAAAAATCTTCGCATTTCTTTCTGTATCAGCGTGATCATACTCGTTTTCATCGGCTCGAATGCCGAAGCGGCGTGGGTGTGGACGCCGCAGATGGGTAGATGGCTCAACCCGAAGCGCCAGCCGAGAGAGACGGCCGCCCTGCAGTTTCAATATGCCGAGGAGCTGTTGGCGCAGGGCGATATCGAGAGCGCAATGGATGAGTACCGAAAGGTTCTGAGGTATTTTCCGGAAAGCAACTACTGCGATCTCGCCCAATATTCCATTGGGAGGGCTCTGGAGGCCCAGGGCGAATACGAGGATGCGATTGAAGAATATCAGAAAGTGATCGATGATTACCCGAATTCGCAGCTATTCGGACATGTGCTTGAGAAACAGCGAAAAATCGCCGACCGGTTTTTCGAGTTGGGCGTGGAACGGGAAGAAGGCTTCATCCTGTTCCGCGGCAGCAATTTTGACAAGGCCATCGAGATTTATCGAAAGGTGATCAACAACCAACCATTCACCGATTTTTCCGCCGAAGCGCAGTACCGAATAGGTCTCTGCTACATGAAACTCGAGCTCTACGAGGAGGCGAGCGTTGAATTTCAAAAAGTGCTCGACTTCTATCCCGCTTCCTCCTGGTCGGCCGAAGCCGCTTACGCATGCGCCGACAGCCAGGCATGTCAGGCGCTTCCCCATGAATATGATAAGACCGCAGTTGAAAAAGCCGTTTCCAAATACGAGACTTTCCTGAGGATGTACCCCGAGAGTTCTCGAATCGAGGAAGCACAGGAGCACATGCGCGAACTGCTCGAGACGGCAGCCAGGCATGAGTATCAGATCGGCATGTATTACCACGATAATTTGCAGTACGACTCCGCGCGGCTTTACTTCAAATCAATCGTAGACCAATACCCGAGGACTCAATGGGCAGAGAAGGCCCAAGAAACATTGGACAGAATGTCGTATTAA
- a CDS encoding UPF0104 family protein, whose protein sequence is MGQPPKGDFKNQHTRFERSILRNTKLWIQFSIGIAIAVFFMWLFLRKVDWDNLKLALASARYIYLIPAILLALMTYVFRAFRWYYLLHELKRIHFNRLLPPIMIGFMGNALLPARAGEFIRAYLLSQKEKVKLTASLGTLVVDRLFDTLVLLILIAGVLMFYPFDEELFLQATGRSLEQATFFLGLIATSGFAVLAGFTVLLYHKKDLAARILEKVLFFLPHRMRSGIISLFMSFTDGLHIFKNWRHMVIAVLITIVQWIFNALAFYPLFYAFGIGDKLNVVSTAVVLASAAVGVCIPTPGYAGPFHFFVQIGLQLSNSSISSSVGAAFALVAHAVIFFPVVIIGILYAFKEGVSLGQIERTSESLRAAVE, encoded by the coding sequence ATGGGACAGCCTCCTAAGGGGGATTTCAAAAATCAGCACACGCGTTTTGAAAGGAGTATTTTGAGAAACACAAAACTCTGGATTCAGTTTTCCATCGGCATCGCAATCGCGGTTTTCTTCATGTGGCTGTTCCTGCGAAAAGTGGACTGGGACAACCTGAAGCTGGCGCTCGCATCCGCTCGATACATTTACCTCATTCCCGCAATCCTGCTCGCACTCATGACCTACGTCTTTCGCGCTTTCCGATGGTATTACCTGCTTCACGAGCTGAAACGCATCCATTTCAACCGGCTGCTGCCGCCGATCATGATCGGGTTCATGGGGAACGCGCTCCTGCCGGCGCGCGCGGGCGAATTCATCCGGGCCTACCTTCTTTCGCAGAAGGAAAAGGTGAAGCTGACGGCCTCGCTCGGCACGCTTGTGGTCGATCGCCTTTTCGATACGCTGGTCCTGCTGATTTTGATAGCCGGCGTGCTCATGTTTTACCCGTTCGATGAGGAACTGTTCCTGCAGGCGACGGGGCGCTCGCTCGAGCAGGCGACCTTTTTCCTCGGACTGATCGCGACGTCCGGCTTCGCGGTGCTCGCCGGATTCACGGTGCTTCTGTACCACAAGAAGGATCTCGCCGCGCGAATTCTCGAGAAGGTATTGTTCTTTCTCCCCCACCGCATGCGGAGCGGAATCATCTCGCTGTTCATGTCCTTCACCGACGGCCTCCATATCTTCAAGAACTGGCGTCATATGGTCATCGCCGTGCTCATCACGATTGTCCAGTGGATATTCAACGCGCTGGCGTTCTATCCGCTCTTCTACGCGTTCGGCATCGGCGACAAGTTGAACGTCGTATCGACCGCGGTCGTCCTCGCGTCCGCAGCCGTCGGCGTCTGCATTCCGACCCCGGGCTATGCCGGTCCCTTCCATTTCTTTGTGCAGATCGGACTGCAGCTCTCTAACTCGAGCATCAGCAGTTCGGTCGGCGCCGCGTTCGCCCTCGTCGCGCACGCGGTCATTTTCTTCCCGGTCGTCATTATCGGAATCCTGTATGCGTTCAAGGAAGGCGTCTCGCTCGGCCAGATCGAGCGGACCTCGGAATCGCTCCGCGCAGCGGTGGAATAA
- a CDS encoding acyltransferase codes for MKKRTNSDLSKISLPFSATRAVDKSSVFDMRAAACRKDAGKKGASRREERLDLLRIMGLLLIIVAHTDPPDWLGQLRNFDVPLMVMISGAVYGLSAGAGDPEFGSYLRKRIPRLVVPTWTFLFTFFVFSSILFQLAGKELPFPPKTMVASFLVFSGIGYIWIIRVFLLIAIAAPLFLLLHRRITTNAVFFCILLSIYSLYELTYRLYSNAGSSFLAPFFNDFLFYLIPYGCVFALGLRLPSMRKRLVGFLFLTFFCLFWLLAFASGFEATQYSKYPPQTYYLSYALSASIFLFIALPKRLASYLLSFRLISFISASTLWIYLWHILFRYCWEWYFPLVPAQLDVFAGRYLMILSLALAMTYMQKYMIEKIIIRNQLQPAKRKLLELIFLS; via the coding sequence ATGAAAAAAAGAACGAACAGCGATTTATCAAAAATCTCTCTCCCCTTCTCGGCCACCCGCGCCGTCGATAAGTCGAGCGTTTTTGATATGCGCGCTGCAGCGTGCCGGAAGGACGCGGGAAAAAAGGGGGCTTCCCGAAGGGAGGAACGGCTTGACCTGTTACGAATCATGGGGCTCTTGCTCATTATTGTCGCTCATACCGACCCACCCGATTGGTTGGGCCAGTTGCGGAACTTTGATGTCCCCCTGATGGTCATGATCTCCGGCGCGGTCTACGGCTTATCCGCAGGCGCCGGCGATCCGGAGTTTGGGAGTTATCTGAGAAAAAGGATTCCGCGGCTTGTGGTGCCGACATGGACCTTCCTGTTTACCTTTTTCGTTTTCTCCTCGATCCTTTTCCAGCTTGCGGGCAAAGAACTGCCGTTTCCCCCGAAAACGATGGTTGCCAGCTTTCTTGTCTTCTCCGGGATCGGTTACATCTGGATTATTCGCGTGTTTCTCCTGATCGCGATTGCGGCCCCTCTTTTCCTGCTGCTTCACCGGCGGATTACCACCAACGCGGTTTTCTTCTGCATCCTTTTGTCAATTTACTCCCTTTATGAATTGACTTACAGGCTTTATTCGAATGCCGGCTCCTCTTTTCTTGCCCCTTTCTTTAACGATTTCCTGTTCTACCTCATTCCCTATGGCTGCGTATTCGCGCTCGGCCTGCGACTGCCTTCCATGCGAAAAAGGCTGGTCGGTTTCCTTTTCCTGACGTTTTTTTGCCTCTTCTGGTTGCTTGCCTTCGCCAGCGGATTCGAAGCGACTCAGTATTCCAAGTATCCTCCGCAAACCTACTACCTTTCGTACGCCCTCAGCGCGTCCATCTTCCTGTTTATCGCTTTACCGAAACGTTTGGCTTCATACCTGCTCTCGTTCCGGCTGATTAGCTTCATAAGCGCTTCAACCCTTTGGATTTACCTCTGGCACATCCTCTTCCGCTACTGTTGGGAGTGGTACTTCCCCCTCGTGCCCGCGCAGCTCGATGTCTTTGCGGGCAGATATCTCATGATCCTTTCGCTCGCCCTCGCGATGACGTACATGCAGAAATACATGATAGAGAAGATTATTATCCGCAATCAACTTCAGCCTGCAAAAAGAAAGCTCCTTGAACTCATCTTCTTGAGTTAG
- the pyrR gene encoding bifunctional pyr operon transcriptional regulator/uracil phosphoribosyltransferase PyrR has product MDQNVIILDKAAIERTITRIAHEIIERNKGVEDVCLIGIRSRGDIIARRLAQRIDQIEAAEVPVGIIDITLYRDDISSPHGAQPEVQATKINFDLNGKRIVLVDDVLFTGRSTRAAIDQIMDFGRPRNIQLAVLVDRGHRELPIRPDYVGKNVPTRLDEQIVVSLSEMDGEDKVELRKEQDRPRQPH; this is encoded by the coding sequence ATGGATCAGAACGTGATTATCCTTGATAAAGCCGCGATCGAGCGCACGATCACCCGAATCGCGCATGAGATTATCGAGCGCAACAAAGGAGTCGAGGACGTGTGCCTGATCGGCATCCGGTCGCGTGGAGACATCATCGCGCGCAGGCTCGCGCAGCGCATCGATCAGATCGAGGCGGCGGAAGTGCCCGTGGGCATCATCGACATTACTTTGTACCGCGATGATATCAGCTCTCCACACGGCGCACAGCCTGAGGTCCAGGCCACCAAAATCAATTTTGATCTCAACGGGAAACGGATCGTGCTGGTTGACGACGTCCTCTTCACCGGACGTTCTACGCGAGCGGCCATCGACCAGATCATGGATTTTGGGCGGCCGAGAAACATCCAATTGGCAGTTCTAGTCGATCGCGGCCACCGCGAGCTGCCGATCCGGCCCGATTACGTCGGCAAGAATGTGCCGACCCGGCTCGACGAGCAAATCGTGGTCAGCCTCTCGGAAATGGACGGCGAAGATAAAGTCGAGTTGAGGAAAGAGCAAGACCGACCTCGCCAGCCGCATTGA